One window of Corynebacterium sp. P3-F1 genomic DNA carries:
- a CDS encoding MMPL family transporter, whose protein sequence is MATFLYRLGKWSFLNKWKVIIAWLLLFAAGAAGAATLSKPLSSDFQISGTPSIDALESLGENFPGQSDPVQAPSVNLVFKAPDGQRLDEDRNMAAIDETVAYVEDNLPGIKGTERFGNPVTVSKSQTEQIVSMMTEMGLPEERATADAHNVRLLSDDARIGYTTFQFGAETSMQVTDAERSVVNEALELGRSKGLQVEAGGPGFGDPIEIKTTSEIIGIGVAFVVMLVTFGSLVSAGMPVITAVIGVGLGTFLILMATRFAELNEVTPIMAVMIGLAVGIDYALFILSRFKQERRRLPGPEAAGLAVGTAGSSVLFAGTTVFTALVALVLARIEFLSWMGLSAAATVAIAVLVAITLLPALLGLLGDKVFAGQIPGVAGNPGPGNRPAKDLDTRSLGRTWVNTVRRAPAVVMAGVVIFLGVCSLPVLDMEMSLPSDSNGDKDTTQRKSADLMAEGFGAGVNAPFLLVVDAHTVNPDSEALGPYMSLIPDDAVEEGEEGVDKQKAALSSFLYAMERAGSVSGIRHAQLVGVNDDMTAAQILATPETGPDDQYTVDTAHALRETDAEIEDATGADVGLTGFTAVQMDITEELANAMPLYLAIVVGLAILLLIIVFRSILVPLVAGLGFLLSVGAAFGATVLVFQKGVTGLVNTPGPILSFLPILLIGVTFGLAMDYQVFLVTRMREQYMRLHRPGDSPEAVLDAVDESTVEGFARGARVVTAAAIIMIAVFVAFIDQPLPFIKIFGFALGAAVLFDAFFVRMALVPATMFILGTTTWWMPKWLDRILPNLDIEGEALERQFEGRVAEGYGSGKDHAPA, encoded by the coding sequence GTGGCGACGTTCCTCTACCGGCTAGGCAAGTGGTCCTTCCTGAACAAGTGGAAGGTCATTATCGCGTGGCTGCTTCTCTTCGCCGCCGGGGCCGCAGGCGCTGCGACTCTGTCAAAGCCGCTCTCGTCTGATTTCCAGATCAGCGGAACTCCTTCCATTGACGCGCTGGAATCGCTCGGCGAGAATTTCCCGGGTCAAAGCGACCCAGTTCAAGCTCCATCGGTGAATCTCGTCTTCAAAGCACCCGACGGGCAGCGCCTCGACGAGGACAGGAACATGGCGGCTATCGATGAGACAGTCGCGTACGTGGAGGACAACCTCCCCGGAATAAAGGGAACCGAGCGCTTCGGTAACCCGGTCACTGTGTCCAAATCGCAGACAGAACAGATTGTCTCCATGATGACGGAGATGGGGCTGCCCGAGGAGCGCGCCACAGCGGACGCGCACAACGTGCGCCTGCTTTCCGACGACGCCCGGATCGGCTACACCACCTTCCAGTTCGGTGCGGAAACCTCCATGCAGGTCACTGACGCTGAGCGTTCAGTGGTCAACGAGGCGTTAGAGCTCGGCCGGTCCAAAGGCTTGCAGGTCGAGGCGGGCGGCCCGGGGTTCGGTGACCCGATCGAGATCAAGACGACGAGCGAGATCATCGGTATAGGTGTCGCGTTCGTGGTCATGCTGGTCACTTTCGGTTCCCTGGTCTCCGCCGGTATGCCAGTGATCACAGCCGTCATTGGAGTGGGGCTCGGCACATTCCTCATCCTCATGGCCACCCGCTTCGCGGAACTCAACGAGGTCACCCCGATCATGGCCGTGATGATCGGTCTGGCGGTGGGCATTGATTACGCCCTGTTCATCCTCTCGCGCTTCAAACAAGAAAGGCGCCGCTTGCCGGGGCCGGAGGCCGCGGGCCTCGCTGTCGGAACAGCAGGATCCTCCGTGCTCTTCGCAGGCACGACGGTCTTCACCGCGCTAGTGGCGCTCGTGCTGGCACGCATCGAGTTCCTCTCCTGGATGGGTCTGTCCGCTGCCGCCACGGTGGCCATCGCAGTTCTCGTGGCCATCACACTTCTGCCGGCTTTGCTGGGGTTGCTCGGCGATAAGGTCTTCGCAGGTCAGATCCCCGGTGTCGCCGGCAACCCCGGGCCCGGAAACCGTCCCGCCAAAGACTTGGACACCCGTTCACTCGGCCGCACCTGGGTCAACACCGTGCGTCGAGCGCCAGCTGTGGTCATGGCGGGCGTGGTCATTTTCCTCGGGGTGTGCTCGCTGCCGGTGCTGGACATGGAGATGTCCCTGCCCTCGGACTCCAACGGCGACAAAGACACCACGCAGCGCAAATCCGCCGACCTCATGGCCGAGGGGTTCGGCGCGGGTGTGAACGCGCCGTTCCTACTCGTTGTCGACGCCCACACCGTGAACCCGGACTCGGAGGCGCTCGGCCCCTACATGAGCCTCATCCCGGATGATGCGGTGGAAGAGGGAGAAGAGGGCGTCGATAAGCAAAAAGCTGCTTTGTCCTCCTTCCTGTACGCGATGGAACGCGCGGGTAGCGTCTCCGGAATCCGGCACGCGCAGCTGGTCGGCGTTAACGACGACATGACGGCCGCGCAGATCCTAGCCACCCCGGAAACCGGGCCGGACGACCAGTACACCGTGGACACCGCGCACGCGCTCCGTGAGACGGATGCGGAGATCGAGGATGCCACCGGCGCTGACGTCGGACTGACCGGCTTCACCGCTGTGCAGATGGACATCACCGAGGAGCTCGCGAACGCCATGCCGCTCTACCTCGCCATCGTGGTGGGGTTGGCGATCCTGCTGCTCATCATCGTCTTCCGCTCGATTCTCGTGCCGCTCGTCGCGGGGCTGGGCTTCCTGCTATCCGTTGGCGCTGCTTTCGGCGCGACCGTCCTCGTGTTCCAAAAAGGCGTGACCGGCCTGGTGAACACCCCCGGACCGATCCTGTCGTTCCTGCCGATCCTGCTCATCGGCGTCACCTTCGGCCTCGCCATGGACTACCAAGTCTTCCTGGTCACGCGCATGCGCGAGCAGTACATGCGCCTGCACCGCCCCGGCGACTCCCCGGAAGCTGTCCTCGATGCCGTGGACGAATCCACCGTCGAAGGTTTCGCCCGCGGCGCGCGCGTGGTCACCGCCGCCGCCATCATCATGATTGCCGTGTTCGTCGCATTCATCGACCAGCCGCTGCCGTTCATCAAGATCTTCGGCTTCGCGCTCGGAGCAGCGGTTCTTTTCGACGCCTTCTTCGTCCGCATGGCCCTTGTCCCTGCCACCATGTTCATCCTGGGCACGACCACTTGGTGGATGCCGAAATGGCTCGACCGGATCCTGCCCAACCTCGACATCGAAGGCGAGGCGCTCGAGCGGCAGTTTGAAGGCCGTGTCGCCGAAGGCTACGGCTCCGGAAAGGACCATGCCCCAGCATGA
- the tgt gene encoding tRNA guanosine(34) transglycosylase Tgt translates to MTEITPASDLSFDVGTRLDEAPGRHGRTGVIHTPHGDIATPAFVPVATKATVKTLTPEQIRQTGAQAILSNAYHLYLQPGADTVDEAGGVAAFENWHGPTFTDSGGFQVMSLGVGFKKILAMDVAGLTDADIRAANKDRMARVDDDGVDFKSVIDGSSHRFTPEVSMQIQHQLGADIIFAFDELTTLVDTRAYQDHSIERTRLWAERCLVEHDRLTQARPGKALQSLWGVVQGAQYEDLRRQATRGLIGLDEEARAEGRRGFGGFGIGGALEKENLGTIVGWVTDELPENKPRHLLGISEPDDLFTSIEAGADTFDCVAPTRLGRRGGVYTLDGRMNLMAARFKRDFAGVDEEFGGYVSEHYSRAYIHHLLRAKEYLAGTLCTMHNLEFMVRLVDNIRAAIDAGDYEAYRDEFLGRYYAGR, encoded by the coding sequence ATGACCGAAATAACCCCCGCCAGCGACCTCTCCTTCGACGTGGGCACCCGCCTCGACGAGGCGCCGGGACGCCACGGCCGCACAGGTGTGATTCACACCCCCCACGGGGACATCGCAACCCCCGCGTTCGTCCCGGTGGCCACAAAGGCCACGGTGAAAACGCTGACTCCGGAGCAGATCCGCCAGACTGGCGCGCAGGCGATTCTGTCGAATGCCTACCACCTCTACCTCCAGCCCGGCGCCGACACTGTGGACGAAGCCGGCGGAGTAGCCGCCTTCGAGAACTGGCACGGTCCCACCTTCACCGACTCCGGCGGCTTCCAGGTGATGAGTCTCGGGGTCGGCTTCAAAAAAATCCTGGCCATGGACGTCGCGGGCCTGACCGACGCGGACATTCGCGCCGCCAACAAGGACCGCATGGCGCGTGTCGACGACGACGGCGTCGACTTCAAATCCGTCATCGACGGCTCCTCCCACCGGTTCACCCCCGAGGTGTCCATGCAGATCCAGCACCAGCTGGGTGCAGACATCATCTTCGCCTTCGATGAGCTGACCACCCTCGTGGATACCCGTGCCTACCAGGACCACTCCATCGAACGCACCCGCCTCTGGGCAGAGCGCTGTCTCGTCGAACACGACCGCCTCACCCAGGCGCGCCCAGGCAAAGCTCTCCAGTCCCTCTGGGGTGTCGTGCAGGGCGCTCAGTACGAGGACCTGCGCCGGCAAGCCACCCGCGGTCTCATCGGTTTGGACGAAGAAGCCCGCGCTGAGGGGCGACGCGGCTTCGGCGGCTTCGGCATCGGCGGCGCATTGGAGAAAGAGAACCTGGGCACCATCGTTGGCTGGGTCACCGACGAACTCCCCGAAAACAAGCCCCGCCACCTGCTGGGAATCTCCGAACCCGACGACCTGTTCACCTCCATCGAGGCCGGTGCCGACACCTTCGACTGCGTCGCCCCGACCCGCCTCGGCCGCCGCGGCGGCGTGTACACCCTGGACGGACGCATGAATCTCATGGCCGCCCGTTTCAAGCGGGACTTCGCCGGGGTAGACGAAGAATTCGGCGGATACGTCTCCGAGCACTACTCCCGCGCCTACATCCACCACCTGCTGCGCGCGAAAGAGTACCTCGCCGGAACCCTGTGCACCATGCACAACCTCGAATTCATGGTGCGGCTTGTGGACAACATTCGCGCCGCCATCGACGCCGGCGATTACGAGGCCTACCGCGACGAGTTCCTGGGGCGCTACTACGCGGGGCGTTAA